In Companilactobacillus allii, one genomic interval encodes:
- a CDS encoding LCP family protein, with amino-acid sequence MQHKKGNRKSHALRNTLLIFLLLLIFGGAAYGMSKYRSVKDSVNSSFKPSGLTKERNVSKQLSSKKPISILLMGTDTGALGRDYKGRTDSMMVVTINPETNKTTMTSIPRDTAVNIPGYKDDSPAKINAAYSFGQAETSIKTVQKLLNIPIDFYALINMGGMEKVVNEIGGVDITPTLTFTYEGNTYTKGKKEHMNGKKALGYSRMRYDDPDGDYGRQTRQRAVLMAIIHKSGSISTLLNQKFIDSIAGQTQTDLTFDNLREIATNYRKATKNVSQNHLQGTGKSVSDQSMEVMSKKELQRITNIIRGGLGLKHAKTGNIAYRPSSSSTSTGSGYGTSSSSYGTGSTSRSTSSTGTGTSSYGSGTGSSTTGTGTGTGSTSDSDSSTVTERYSGNY; translated from the coding sequence ATGCAACATAAAAAGGGAAATAGAAAAAGCCATGCACTAAGAAATACACTATTAATCTTTCTACTACTATTAATATTCGGTGGAGCAGCTTATGGTATGTCTAAGTACCGTTCAGTTAAGGACTCAGTTAATAGTTCGTTCAAACCATCAGGTCTTACTAAAGAGCGCAATGTAAGTAAGCAATTAAGCAGTAAGAAGCCTATTTCGATTCTTTTAATGGGAACTGACACTGGTGCTCTGGGTCGTGATTACAAGGGACGTACTGATAGTATGATGGTTGTTACAATCAATCCTGAGACTAACAAGACTACTATGACGAGTATTCCACGTGATACAGCTGTTAATATTCCTGGATACAAGGATGATTCTCCAGCTAAGATCAATGCTGCATACTCATTCGGCCAAGCAGAGACAAGTATCAAGACTGTTCAGAAGTTATTGAACATTCCAATTGATTTTTATGCACTTATTAACATGGGTGGTATGGAGAAAGTTGTGAATGAAATCGGCGGTGTTGATATTACACCAACTTTGACTTTTACGTATGAAGGTAATACATATACTAAAGGTAAGAAAGAACATATGAACGGTAAGAAGGCTCTGGGTTACTCTCGTATGCGTTATGACGACCCAGATGGTGACTATGGTAGACAGACTAGACAACGTGCTGTATTGATGGCAATCATCCACAAGTCTGGTTCTATTTCTACATTATTGAATCAGAAGTTCATTGACTCTATTGCTGGTCAAACTCAAACTGACCTTACTTTTGATAATTTAAGAGAAATTGCTACAAATTACCGTAAGGCAACTAAGAATGTTTCTCAAAATCACTTGCAAGGTACAGGTAAGTCAGTTAGTGATCAAAGTATGGAAGTTATGAGTAAGAAGGAGTTACAACGTATTACAAACATTATTCGTGGTGGATTGGGATTGAAGCATGCTAAGACTGGTAATATAGCTTACAGACCTAGTTCAAGTTCAACATCCACTGGTAGTGGTTATGGTACAAGTTCTTCATCTTATGGTACTGGTAGTACTAGTCGTTCTACTTCAAGTACAGGTACTGGTACAAGTAGTTATGGTTCAGGTACAGGTTCCTCTACTACAGGTACTGGAACTGGTACTGGATCTACAAGTGATTCGGATAGTAGTACCGTTACTGAACGTTATAGTGGTAATTACTAA
- a CDS encoding oligosaccharide flippase family protein, with amino-acid sequence MFKKTIVSNFFYQASYQVLLVILPLATVPIISKALGPSGIGIYNYVSSIVAYFVLVAGLGLSNYGVREIAVVRDNRYERSKMFWELQFFNLFFSGFTFIVYIIFSFFSSNSTLYIIQSLTIIGTIFDISWFFGGVEDFKLITIRNFIIKLASFLAIVLLIHSKSDLYIYFLIQSVSNLLSEMSLWVSIKKYIDWVPVTAREVYSHLKNALEFFIAKVAMTLYQNLTKTILGIMTSMSVVGYYSNSLTLVILSGSIINALNTVMIPRMSNLMNKKEDTIKILEKTIHFQLFVTIMTSFAIISISNSLVPWFFGVKFLEIRKIIPLLTPMLVFQSLQMSIAAQYLIPMNKMKGYNISVLFGAIASIISNIILIPVFQIYGAVVGITIGYMVICFLRISELVKTTNFRFNLISIFKYTISGIIAYYFVYFSTFGMKSTIITTALQGTIFVSVYMVFTYMIKCNPVFDFLKRR; translated from the coding sequence ATGTTTAAAAAAACAATTGTATCTAATTTTTTTTATCAAGCATCATATCAAGTATTATTAGTAATATTACCACTAGCAACTGTACCAATAATATCTAAGGCACTTGGACCCTCTGGTATTGGTATTTATAATTACGTATCTTCTATTGTTGCATATTTTGTTTTGGTGGCGGGGCTTGGATTATCTAACTACGGAGTTAGAGAAATTGCGGTCGTAAGAGATAATAGGTATGAAAGATCGAAAATGTTTTGGGAATTACAGTTTTTTAATCTGTTTTTTTCAGGTTTTACATTTATTGTTTATATTATTTTTTCTTTCTTTTCCAGTAATTCAACATTATATATAATTCAATCGCTAACTATTATTGGAACTATATTTGATATTAGTTGGTTTTTTGGTGGAGTAGAGGATTTTAAACTAATAACCATAAGAAATTTCATTATTAAACTAGCGTCATTTTTGGCTATTGTGTTATTAATCCATAGTAAATCTGATTTGTATATTTACTTTTTAATACAATCGGTTAGTAACTTGTTGTCAGAAATGAGCCTATGGGTTTCAATAAAAAAATATATTGATTGGGTTCCGGTTACTGCAAGAGAAGTATATAGTCATTTGAAAAATGCATTGGAGTTTTTTATTGCTAAAGTTGCAATGACGTTATATCAAAACTTAACTAAGACTATTTTAGGAATAATGACATCTATGTCTGTGGTTGGCTATTATTCCAATTCCTTGACGCTTGTAATTCTATCTGGAAGTATAATTAATGCTTTGAATACAGTCATGATTCCAAGAATGAGCAATTTGATGAATAAAAAAGAGGATACAATTAAGATTTTGGAAAAAACAATCCACTTTCAACTCTTTGTAACAATTATGACTTCATTTGCAATTATTAGTATAAGTAATTCTCTAGTTCCATGGTTCTTTGGGGTAAAATTTTTAGAAATAAGAAAAATAATTCCATTATTGACGCCAATGTTAGTCTTTCAATCTTTACAAATGTCAATTGCAGCTCAATATTTAATACCAATGAATAAAATGAAGGGATATAACATATCAGTTTTATTCGGTGCAATTGCCTCCATTATATCTAATATTATATTAATACCAGTCTTTCAAATATATGGTGCTGTTGTTGGTATTACAATTGGATATATGGTCATTTGCTTCCTTAGAATAAGTGAGTTAGTAAAAACTACTAATTTCAGATTTAATCTAATTTCTATTTTTAAGTATACAATTTCAGGCATAATAGCATATTACTTTGTTTATTTTAGTACATTTGGTATGAAATCTACTATTATTACGACTGCGTTACAGGGAACAATATTTGTAAGTGTCTACATGGTTTTCACTTATATGATAAAGTGTAATCCTGTTTTTGATTTTTTAAAAAGAAGGTAA
- the rfbD gene encoding dTDP-4-dehydrorhamnose reductase, which yields MKILITGAYGQLGTELRYLLDEKNIEYVGTDSKELDITDKNSVDKYFDENRPEVVYHCAAYTAVDSAEEEPGKTIDYDVNAIGTRNIVEAAERVGATLIYISTDYVFDGTKDGMYTEDDTPNPKNEYGRTKLLGEQAVEEIMSKYYIIRTSWVFGEYGKNFVYTMLNLAKTHDHLTVVDDQIGRPTWTRTLAEFMLYAVQNNVDYGLYQLSNEGSCSWYEFATEILKDKDVDVSPVTSEQYPQKAYRPKHSVMNLRKIDSTGYDIIGWKDALLNLKSDL from the coding sequence ATGAAAATACTGATAACAGGTGCTTATGGTCAATTAGGGACTGAATTAAGATATTTACTAGATGAGAAGAATATCGAATATGTTGGTACTGACTCTAAAGAGCTAGATATTACTGATAAGAATTCAGTAGATAAGTATTTTGATGAGAACCGACCTGAAGTTGTCTATCATTGTGCAGCTTATACTGCTGTGGATTCAGCTGAGGAAGAACCAGGAAAGACTATTGATTATGATGTCAATGCGATCGGTACTAGGAATATTGTTGAAGCCGCTGAAAGAGTTGGTGCTACTTTAATATATATAAGTACAGATTATGTATTTGATGGTACTAAAGATGGGATGTATACAGAAGATGATACTCCCAATCCGAAGAATGAATATGGTCGTACTAAGTTGCTTGGAGAACAAGCAGTCGAGGAAATAATGAGTAAATATTACATTATTCGTACATCTTGGGTATTCGGGGAGTATGGGAAGAACTTCGTCTATACAATGTTGAATCTTGCTAAGACACATGATCATTTAACTGTGGTTGATGATCAAATTGGTAGACCAACTTGGACACGTACACTTGCTGAATTCATGTTATATGCTGTTCAAAATAATGTGGATTATGGATTGTATCAATTATCCAATGAAGGTTCTTGTAGCTGGTATGAATTTGCTACCGAGATATTAAAAGATAAAGATGTTGATGTTAGCCCAGTTACCTCTGAACAGTATCCTCAAAAAGCTTATCGTCCTAAACATTCAGTGATGAATTTAAGGAAAATTGATAGCACCGGCTATGACATAATTGGTTGGAAGGATGCACTTTTAAATTTAAAAAGTGATTTATAA
- a CDS encoding nucleotide sugar dehydrogenase: MKIAIAGTGYVGLSLSVLLSQHNEVHALDIVPEKVKMINEKKSPIIDDYISKYLKEKNLNLHATIDYKEALGNVNYIIISTPTNYDSDKNHFDTSSVDDILAKATDINPNATIIIKSTIPVGFTENARIKFNNPNIIFAPEFLREGKALYDNLYPSRIVVGEQSNRAKIFAELLSEAAIKNDIPTLFVSSSEAESIKLFSNTYLAMRVAFFNELDTYAEVRGLNSKQIIDGVGLDPRIGDHYNNPSFGYGGYCLPKDTKQLLANFENVPNNIVRAIVDANATRKDFVANQILKRDPKVVGIYRLTMKSNSDNFRQSSIQGIMKRIKAKGVSVLVYEPTLNEPTFFNSPVTHSLDDLKSECDIIVANRMSNDLKDVVDKVYTRDLYDRD, translated from the coding sequence TTGAAAATTGCAATAGCAGGAACAGGATATGTAGGTTTATCATTATCTGTATTGTTATCTCAGCATAATGAAGTTCATGCATTAGATATTGTTCCAGAGAAAGTTAAAATGATTAATGAAAAAAAATCTCCTATAATTGATGACTACATTTCAAAATATTTGAAAGAAAAAAATTTGAATTTGCATGCTACCATCGACTATAAAGAAGCACTTGGCAATGTGAATTACATAATTATATCTACGCCTACAAATTATGATTCAGATAAAAATCATTTTGATACATCTAGTGTTGATGATATTTTAGCTAAGGCGACTGACATTAATCCAAACGCAACTATAATTATTAAATCAACTATTCCCGTTGGATTTACTGAGAATGCTAGGATTAAATTCAATAATCCTAATATTATATTTGCACCTGAATTCTTACGGGAAGGAAAAGCCTTGTATGATAATTTATATCCTTCAAGAATAGTGGTTGGAGAGCAATCTAATAGGGCTAAAATTTTTGCTGAACTGTTAAGTGAGGCAGCAATTAAAAATGATATTCCAACGTTATTTGTATCAAGTTCAGAGGCAGAATCTATTAAACTGTTTTCAAATACATATCTTGCAATGCGAGTAGCCTTTTTTAATGAATTAGATACATATGCTGAAGTACGTGGCTTGAATTCTAAACAAATTATCGATGGAGTAGGACTTGATCCAAGAATAGGCGACCATTATAATAATCCTTCATTTGGTTATGGAGGTTATTGTTTACCTAAAGATACTAAGCAGTTGCTGGCTAATTTTGAAAATGTTCCTAATAACATTGTTAGGGCAATCGTTGATGCAAATGCAACGAGAAAGGATTTTGTTGCTAATCAAATATTGAAACGTGATCCTAAAGTAGTTGGAATTTATCGTCTCACTATGAAATCCAATTCAGATAATTTTAGGCAATCATCAATCCAGGGGATAATGAAACGGATTAAAGCCAAGGGTGTTAGTGTTCTTGTTTATGAGCCAACTTTAAATGAGCCAACTTTTTTTAATTCTCCGGTTACTCACTCTTTGGATGATTTGAAATCTGAATGTGATATTATTGTAGCTAATAGAATGTCCAATGATTTGAAGGATGTAGTTGACAAAGTATATACTCGTGATTTGTATGATAGAGATTGA
- a CDS encoding nitroreductase family protein, with the protein MQLKKIIPSSLYDYLKSIKSYIKIKRIYSYDQSRFKSALKDNDYKKLEYSLMIDTHIIEKGLSHEKLRMNFGKNALINLNKDLIQWNDLGLSKNQIAYNSSISVLQSYVQVHRKNGYEPKLIKEIFNNQLLNEVFNNKDNISGSQYINLSDKSANRNFGELAMSRYSVREFDDSEISNSDLINAINIAQKSPSACNRQSSKVHVISNKDLMLKILNLQGGFRGYELPPVLLVTTVDTEAYMSPDDRNMFYIEGGMFTMSLLYALEDELIGACPLNTSFDVKKDSKIRALMGMNDSEVFINIIPIGYLKTISKVGKSCRRNTSNIIEFNN; encoded by the coding sequence TTGCAACTAAAAAAAATAATTCCTAGTTCTTTATATGATTACTTAAAAAGTATAAAGAGCTATATAAAAATAAAAAGAATTTATAGTTATGATCAATCAAGATTTAAAAGCGCCTTAAAAGATAATGATTATAAGAAATTAGAGTACTCATTAATGATAGACACACATATTATAGAAAAAGGACTTTCACATGAGAAGTTAAGGATGAATTTTGGTAAAAATGCATTAATTAATTTAAATAAAGATTTAATTCAGTGGAATGATTTAGGATTGTCTAAAAATCAAATTGCATATAATAGTTCTATATCTGTTTTGCAATCATATGTACAAGTACATAGAAAAAATGGATATGAGCCTAAATTAATTAAGGAAATTTTTAATAATCAACTTCTTAATGAGGTTTTTAATAATAAAGATAATATTTCTGGATCACAGTATATTAACTTATCTGATAAAAGCGCTAATCGTAATTTTGGTGAATTGGCCATGTCTAGATATTCTGTGCGTGAATTTGATGATTCAGAAATATCGAATTCAGATTTAATTAATGCAATTAATATTGCACAAAAATCTCCTTCAGCTTGTAATCGACAATCATCTAAGGTTCATGTGATTAGTAATAAAGATTTAATGTTAAAAATATTAAATTTACAAGGAGGCTTCAGAGGATATGAGTTGCCCCCAGTACTATTAGTAACCACTGTTGATACGGAAGCTTATATGAGCCCGGATGACAGAAATATGTTTTATATTGAGGGGGGAATGTTTACCATGAGTTTGCTTTATGCATTAGAAGACGAACTTATAGGTGCATGTCCACTAAATACATCATTTGATGTAAAAAAGGATAGTAAAATTAGAGCATTGATGGGAATGAACGATTCCGAGGTATTTATTAATATAATCCCAATTGGATATTTGAAAACCATAAGTAAAGTGGGTAAAAGTTGTCGACGCAACACGAGCAATATCATTGAGTTTAATAACTAA
- a CDS encoding polysaccharide pyruvyl transferase family protein — protein sequence MEKIGIITFHNSNNYGAILQTYALQTIYLQYSDDVEIIDYIDPEKKGWYKAFDFSKKKTLFQNFFEIVKLPNAFIIAVKNYRLNKFTKRNYRLSEETFEGMSQKLNEYVNNFGIISVGSDQVWNWENTSFDKVYFLDFKNCKAKLISYAASFGMSTVPNDKKLEYKRLLSRFDDISVRESDGEKILSDLGINKKVSTVLDPTLLISSNTWLKSVKREKINKNYILMYSIGKNHHMDEIARSFSKATGLRIIRIATNLRDWFGGFKTVNPGIDKFINLFYDATYVFTDSFHGVAFSLNFNKKFFVFLRDDNKANNRIMDLLSKVNMENTRVHIYEDINLSLKYNYEYANNQLKIMKLDSMNYIEKAISNRDL from the coding sequence ATGGAAAAAATAGGAATAATAACATTTCATAATTCGAATAATTATGGTGCCATTCTTCAAACATACGCACTACAAACAATTTATTTACAGTATTCAGATGATGTTGAAATAATAGATTACATTGATCCAGAGAAAAAAGGATGGTATAAAGCTTTTGATTTTTCTAAGAAAAAAACGCTATTTCAGAATTTTTTTGAAATAGTGAAGCTCCCAAACGCATTTATTATTGCGGTTAAAAATTATAGATTAAATAAATTTACAAAAAGAAATTATCGCTTGTCTGAGGAAACGTTTGAAGGTATGTCTCAGAAATTGAATGAATATGTGAATAACTTTGGCATAATTTCTGTTGGTAGTGACCAAGTGTGGAATTGGGAAAACACCTCTTTTGACAAGGTATATTTTTTGGATTTTAAAAATTGTAAAGCTAAACTAATTTCGTATGCCGCTAGTTTTGGAATGTCAACCGTTCCTAATGATAAAAAATTAGAATATAAAAGACTATTATCAAGGTTCGACGATATTTCTGTTCGTGAATCCGATGGTGAAAAAATATTATCTGATTTAGGAATCAATAAAAAGGTAAGTACTGTGTTAGATCCTACGCTTCTTATTTCAAGTAATACATGGCTTAAATCTGTAAAAAGAGAAAAAATAAATAAGAATTATATTTTGATGTATTCAATTGGTAAAAATCATCATATGGATGAAATTGCAAGAAGCTTTTCCAAAGCAACTGGATTAAGAATCATAAGAATTGCAACGAACTTACGAGATTGGTTTGGCGGATTTAAGACGGTTAATCCTGGAATCGATAAATTTATAAACCTATTTTATGATGCAACTTATGTATTTACTGATTCTTTTCATGGAGTTGCTTTTTCACTTAACTTTAATAAAAAATTTTTTGTTTTTTTAAGGGATGATAATAAAGCAAATAATAGAATTATGGATTTATTATCAAAGGTTAATATGGAAAACACTAGAGTCCATATTTATGAGGATATTAATCTTAGTTTAAAATATAATTATGAATATGCAAATAATCAATTAAAAATCATGAAACTTGATTCAATGAACTACATAGAGAAAGCCATAAGTAATAGGGATTTATAG
- the rfbA gene encoding glucose-1-phosphate thymidylyltransferase RfbA, which produces MKGIILAGGSGTRLYPITKALSKQLVPIYDKPMIYYPMSVLMLAGIQDILIISTPVDTPRFEDLFGNGNDLGLNISYAVQKEPNGLAEAFIIGEDFIGDDSVCLILGDNIYYGGGLSKMLQHASQKQKGATVFGYHVNDPERFGVVDFDENMHAKSIVEKPKNPASNYAVTGLYFYDNQVVDIAKNIKPSARGELEITDINKEYLKRQELDVELMGRGFAWLDTGTHDSLHEASSFIATVQKRQNLKVACLEEIAYRMHYIDKEKVIELAQPLKKNDYGKYLLRLVEGD; this is translated from the coding sequence ATGAAAGGGATTATATTAGCAGGTGGATCAGGAACCAGATTGTATCCAATAACCAAGGCACTTTCTAAACAACTAGTGCCAATATACGATAAGCCAATGATTTATTATCCAATGTCAGTACTAATGTTGGCAGGAATCCAGGATATACTAATTATTTCTACACCAGTGGATACACCGAGATTTGAAGACTTATTTGGTAATGGTAATGACTTGGGATTGAACATTTCATATGCTGTTCAAAAAGAGCCTAATGGACTAGCTGAAGCGTTTATCATAGGAGAAGATTTTATTGGTGATGATTCAGTATGCCTTATTTTAGGTGACAACATCTATTATGGTGGTGGACTATCTAAGATGCTTCAACATGCTAGCCAAAAGCAAAAGGGAGCCACTGTTTTTGGATATCATGTTAATGATCCAGAGCGCTTTGGTGTAGTGGACTTTGATGAGAATATGCATGCAAAATCAATAGTTGAGAAGCCAAAAAATCCAGCAAGTAACTACGCTGTCACTGGATTGTACTTCTATGATAATCAAGTTGTCGATATTGCTAAGAATATCAAGCCGTCTGCACGTGGAGAATTAGAAATAACTGATATAAATAAAGAGTATTTAAAACGTCAAGAATTAGACGTAGAACTTATGGGTCGTGGTTTTGCTTGGTTAGATACTGGGACACATGATTCATTACATGAGGCAAGTAGTTTCATAGCTACCGTCCAAAAGCGACAGAATTTAAAAGTCGCATGTCTAGAAGAAATTGCCTATAGAATGCACTATATTGATAAAGAAAAAGTTATTGAACTTGCACAACCATTAAAGAAGAATGATTATGGTAAATACCTATTAAGATTAGTTGAGGGAGATTAG
- the rfbB gene encoding dTDP-glucose 4,6-dehydratase, which yields MKNIIVTGGAGFIGSNFVHYVVNNHPDIHITVLDKLTYAGNRANLAGLPEDRVELVVGDVADPIIVDKLVKNADAVVHYAAESHNDNSLIDPSPFIQTNIVGTYTLLEACRKYNVRYHHISTDEVYGDLPLRDENGNGAKFTTDSNYNPSSPYSSSKASSDLLVRAWVRSFGLQATISNCSNNYGPYQHIEKFIPRQITNILSGIRPKLYGSGKNVRDWIHTNDHSRAVWTILTEGKIGETYLIGANGEKDNKTVLELILKLMGQQEDAYDQVKDRPGHDMRYAIDSTKLREELGWKPEYTDFETGLQHTIDWYTNHEDWWKAEKSAVEAKYAKNGQ from the coding sequence ATGAAAAATATTATTGTTACAGGTGGAGCAGGATTCATCGGCTCCAATTTTGTCCACTACGTGGTTAATAACCATCCAGATATTCATATAACAGTGTTAGATAAACTTACATATGCTGGTAATAGGGCCAATCTAGCAGGTCTACCTGAAGATAGAGTTGAACTAGTTGTTGGTGATGTTGCTGACCCTATTATTGTGGATAAGTTGGTTAAGAACGCTGACGCAGTTGTTCATTATGCTGCTGAAAGTCACAATGATAATTCATTAATTGATCCTTCACCTTTTATCCAAACTAATATTGTTGGTACATATACATTACTTGAGGCTTGTCGTAAGTATAATGTGCGTTATCATCATATTTCAACAGACGAAGTGTATGGTGACTTGCCATTGCGTGATGAGAACGGCAATGGTGCTAAGTTCACTACTGATTCTAACTATAATCCAAGTAGTCCTTATTCATCGTCAAAAGCAAGCTCTGACTTACTAGTTAGAGCCTGGGTTCGTTCGTTTGGTCTACAAGCTACCATCTCTAACTGTTCTAATAACTATGGACCATATCAACATATTGAGAAGTTTATCCCTAGACAAATCACTAATATCTTAAGCGGGATTCGTCCTAAGCTTTATGGCTCAGGTAAGAATGTACGTGATTGGATTCATACAAATGATCACTCACGTGCTGTTTGGACAATTCTGACTGAAGGTAAAATTGGTGAGACATATCTAATCGGTGCCAATGGTGAAAAGGACAATAAGACAGTTCTTGAATTGATTCTAAAATTAATGGGTCAACAAGAAGATGCTTATGATCAAGTTAAAGATCGTCCAGGTCATGATATGCGTTATGCTATTGATTCAACTAAGTTGCGTGAAGAATTAGGTTGGAAGCCAGAATATACTGACTTTGAAACTGGATTGCAACATACGATCGATTGGTATACTAATCATGAAGATTGGTGGAAGGCTGAGAAGTCTGCAGTTGAAGCTAAGTATGCAAAGAATGGACAATAA
- the rfbC gene encoding dTDP-4-dehydrorhamnose 3,5-epimerase — protein MGKLKITTTKLQDVKIIEPAVFGDHRGFFEETYSDRDFKEAGINFDFIQDNQSLSTQAGVLRGLHFQRGKAAQTKLIRVVSGAVLDLIVDVRKGSPTYKEWEGYIISESNHRQLLVPKGFAHGFVTLTENVNFLYKCDNYYDAEADGGFSFKTPELGIQWPIDFDQAITSEKDAAQPTFTELEKNNPFVYGEI, from the coding sequence ATGGGAAAATTAAAAATTACTACTACAAAATTACAAGACGTAAAGATTATTGAGCCAGCAGTATTTGGAGATCACAGGGGATTCTTTGAAGAAACATATTCTGACCGTGATTTTAAAGAAGCGGGTATTAACTTTGATTTTATTCAAGATAATCAATCATTATCTACTCAAGCTGGAGTTCTACGTGGTCTACATTTTCAACGTGGAAAAGCAGCACAAACAAAGCTTATTCGTGTAGTTAGTGGTGCAGTTTTGGACTTGATTGTTGATGTACGTAAGGGCTCACCTACTTATAAAGAATGGGAAGGTTATATCATATCTGAGAGTAACCATCGTCAATTGCTTGTACCTAAAGGGTTTGCACATGGATTTGTAACTTTGACTGAAAATGTTAACTTCCTATATAAGTGTGATAACTACTATGATGCAGAAGCTGATGGTGGATTCTCATTTAAGACACCAGAACTTGGTATTCAATGGCCAATAGACTTCGATCAAGCCATTACTTCTGAAAAAGATGCTGCACAACCAACATTCACAGAATTAGAGAAGAATAACCCATTTGTTTACGGGGAAATATAA
- a CDS encoding acyltransferase, with the protein MVKINGKITSFSKYQIYQSALRKVSKGFIYNMFFRKNFGTTFIGKQVNLFNKQYMNVGKNVKFEDYSEIQGLSKQGLFFADNVTIGRGVQIRPSSYYGVGNIGQGLCIGKNSSIGPNGYIGCAGMIIIGNEVMIGPNVTIIAENHNFNNKKLDIKDQGVNQQGITIKDNVWIGANVTILDGVTIESGSIIGASTLVTKDVPGDTVFFNKRENHFDKR; encoded by the coding sequence ATGGTAAAAATTAATGGGAAAATTACATCTTTCTCTAAATATCAAATTTATCAGTCCGCCTTACGTAAGGTATCCAAAGGTTTTATTTATAATATGTTTTTTAGAAAAAATTTTGGTACGACTTTTATCGGTAAACAAGTAAATCTTTTTAATAAGCAATATATGAATGTTGGAAAAAATGTTAAATTTGAAGATTATTCAGAAATTCAAGGTTTATCAAAACAAGGTCTTTTTTTTGCTGATAATGTGACAATTGGTCGAGGCGTACAAATTAGACCAAGTAGTTATTATGGTGTCGGGAATATAGGACAGGGTTTATGTATTGGGAAAAATAGCTCAATTGGTCCCAATGGATACATTGGTTGTGCTGGAATGATAATTATTGGTAATGAAGTCATGATTGGCCCAAATGTAACAATAATAGCCGAAAATCATAATTTTAATAACAAAAAATTAGATATTAAAGACCAAGGAGTTAATCAGCAGGGAATTACGATAAAAGATAATGTATGGATAGGTGCCAATGTCACTATTTTGGACGGAGTGACCATTGAATCTGGGTCAATTATAGGAGCATCAACATTGGTTACCAAAGACGTTCCCGGTGATACGGTATTCTTCAATAAACGAGAAAATCACTTTGATAAAAGATAG